The following are encoded in a window of Paenibacillaceae bacterium GAS479 genomic DNA:
- a CDS encoding transcriptional regulator, AraC family: MDSIYVFQNITNTLKIDGCHFGIKPEAWSYKKHHHPLYELIYCMEGSAVQEINGEKVELKKGDWILLRSGVSHTVANSSPSHYAYFVIHFDLDDLDARSRLGAAPFRLIPATQAKQSKLPQLIPELERLMQQKLLSEETSFAPDYVQFSLPLHQRLALQAYVLLILQEILIILEVPPVMDMRNQVSAYEADIAHSIEERLTADFTTNPSITAIASEMNMSRSQLSKVFAKVYGVSPRQYISRRKWSKAKELLVTSNLTVYAIAEQLGFSSVNHFSRQFRKWTGVSPNQYRHMPMEKGIEP, from the coding sequence GTGGATTCTATATATGTGTTTCAAAATATTACCAATACCTTGAAAATAGATGGCTGCCACTTCGGAATCAAACCGGAGGCATGGTCTTATAAAAAACATCATCATCCTCTGTATGAGCTGATTTACTGTATGGAAGGAAGTGCTGTTCAGGAAATCAACGGAGAAAAGGTCGAATTGAAAAAAGGAGACTGGATTCTGTTGAGATCCGGTGTCAGTCATACGGTCGCCAACTCTTCCCCTTCACATTATGCTTATTTTGTTATTCACTTTGACCTGGACGATCTGGACGCCCGGAGTCGGCTCGGAGCTGCGCCATTTCGTCTCATTCCAGCGACCCAGGCCAAACAAAGCAAGCTGCCCCAGCTGATCCCGGAGCTGGAGCGACTAATGCAGCAGAAGCTGCTTTCCGAAGAAACATCGTTTGCACCCGATTATGTCCAGTTTTCTTTGCCGCTGCATCAACGGCTCGCTCTGCAGGCTTACGTCTTGCTCATCCTTCAGGAAATTCTGATCATCCTGGAGGTCCCTCCGGTTATGGATATGCGCAATCAGGTTTCGGCCTATGAAGCAGATATCGCACATTCCATCGAAGAGAGGCTTACGGCAGATTTTACAACGAACCCGTCGATTACCGCGATTGCATCCGAGATGAATATGAGCCGCAGCCAGCTGTCCAAAGTTTTCGCCAAAGTGTACGGAGTATCTCCGCGCCAATATATTAGTCGCAGAAAATGGAGCAAAGCCAAAGAGCTTCTCGTAACTTCGAATCTCACCGTCTATGCGATTGCGGAACAACTTGGCTTCAGCTCCGTCAATCATTTCTCCCGCCAGTTTCGCAAGTGGACCGGGGTATCACCCAATCAATACCGTCATATGCCCATGGAAAAAGGAATTGAGCCCTAA
- a CDS encoding carbohydrate ABC transporter membrane protein 2, CUT1 family: MKTTSLSGKIFDVANIVFLLLLAIVTLYPFWHVLVGSVLPYEEAIKSGFNLFPTKWTFEAYEYVFSKDTIPQSLLVSVFVTVLGTLYQLFITAITAYPLIKHDLPGRSAIFLFMVFTMFFSGGLIPYYLLIKNLGLINHLAVMIIPAALSMYNMIVLKTFFQSIPVELEESAKMDGAGYMTIFFRIILPLSIPSLATIGLFIAVGQWNNWYQPMLFLNDKDQWPLAMLLRDILINNNTNTTASASAVNEQFMLADTIKNAIVMISVIPIIIVYPFIQKHFVKGVMIGSIKS, from the coding sequence ATGAAAACAACTAGCCTGTCCGGCAAAATTTTCGACGTAGCGAATATAGTCTTCCTTCTTCTTCTGGCAATTGTTACGCTGTACCCATTCTGGCACGTGCTAGTAGGTTCGGTTTTGCCCTATGAGGAAGCCATTAAATCCGGATTTAATCTGTTCCCGACCAAATGGACGTTTGAAGCGTACGAGTATGTATTTTCCAAAGATACGATTCCTCAATCGCTGCTAGTCTCTGTGTTCGTGACCGTGTTAGGCACTTTATATCAACTTTTTATAACGGCGATTACGGCGTACCCGCTTATTAAGCACGACTTGCCGGGGCGCTCGGCAATCTTCCTATTCATGGTATTTACGATGTTTTTCTCCGGCGGCTTGATTCCATACTATCTGCTGATCAAAAACCTCGGCCTAATCAATCATCTTGCGGTAATGATTATCCCGGCGGCGCTAAGCATGTACAATATGATCGTGCTCAAAACATTTTTCCAGAGCATCCCCGTGGAGCTCGAAGAATCGGCCAAAATGGACGGCGCAGGGTATATGACAATTTTCTTCCGCATCATTTTGCCGCTGTCGATTCCTTCCCTCGCTACGATCGGCTTGTTCATTGCGGTAGGTCAATGGAACAACTGGTATCAGCCAATGCTGTTCCTGAACGATAAGGATCAGTGGCCGCTGGCCATGCTGCTGCGGGATATTCTGATCAACAACAATACGAACACAACGGCGAGCGCAAGCGCCGTAAACGAGCAGTTCATGCTGGCGGACACGATCAAAAACGCCATCGTCATGATTTCCGTTATCCCGATTATTATTGTCTATCCGTTCATTCAAAAGCATTTCGTGAAAGGGGTGATGATCGGCTCCATCAAGAGCTGA
- a CDS encoding Predicted dehydrogenase, with translation MKLGVIGYGYRIQHVIQEMIKLDPSCTVSAIVDPQSRMYQEHQPQLLQHTVFYDTPEAMLSSAELDAVLIGTRCHLHTEMALKVLPTRIPLFLEKPVATTMEDLFRLKAGAEQWNAPVTVSFPLRVCDIVQVVKEIVDSGKIGTIEHVQAVNNVPYGSVYYHNWYRDESLTGGLFLQKATHDFDYINHVLQYRPVSVCAMTSKQIYKGDKPAGLHCHQCDEKHSCPDSAAHDEKMQCVFGTDTGNEDSGSALVYYDTGMHVSYSQNFFARRGAAARGARFLGYKGTVEFDFYNETVKVFMHHTDRVETYQIKSDQSHFGGDKVLVRNFIDIIQSKSASISPLEGGLMSALQCLKARESALTNTFQTIDWN, from the coding sequence ATGAAGTTAGGCGTCATTGGATACGGATACCGAATTCAGCATGTCATTCAGGAAATGATCAAGCTCGACCCAAGCTGCACGGTATCGGCCATCGTCGATCCTCAGAGCCGAATGTACCAGGAACATCAACCGCAGCTGTTGCAGCATACCGTTTTTTACGATACGCCGGAGGCGATGCTGTCTTCCGCCGAGTTAGACGCGGTACTGATCGGCACGAGATGCCATCTCCACACCGAGATGGCGCTGAAGGTGCTCCCGACGCGCATTCCGCTCTTTCTGGAGAAGCCGGTCGCAACGACCATGGAGGATTTGTTCCGCCTAAAAGCCGGCGCCGAGCAGTGGAACGCGCCCGTCACCGTATCTTTTCCGCTTCGCGTATGCGACATCGTGCAGGTGGTCAAAGAGATCGTCGACTCCGGAAAAATCGGAACGATCGAGCATGTACAGGCGGTAAACAACGTTCCGTACGGCTCCGTTTATTATCACAACTGGTACCGCGATGAATCGCTGACCGGAGGGCTGTTCCTGCAAAAGGCGACGCATGACTTCGATTATATCAATCATGTGCTGCAATATCGGCCCGTCAGCGTCTGCGCCATGACATCCAAGCAGATTTACAAAGGCGACAAACCGGCCGGGCTGCACTGCCATCAGTGCGACGAGAAGCATAGCTGCCCCGACAGCGCCGCGCATGACGAAAAAATGCAATGCGTATTCGGTACAGACACCGGCAATGAGGACTCCGGTAGTGCTCTTGTTTATTACGACACAGGCATGCATGTTTCCTATTCGCAGAACTTTTTCGCACGCAGAGGGGCAGCCGCACGCGGCGCACGTTTCCTCGGCTACAAGGGCACGGTGGAATTCGATTTTTATAACGAGACCGTAAAGGTATTCATGCACCATACCGACCGGGTGGAAACGTATCAGATTAAGTCCGATCAAAGCCACTTCGGGGGCGATAAAGTGCTTGTCCGCAACTTTATCGATATAATCCAGAGCAAAAGCGCCTCGATAAGCCCGCTCGAGGGCGGCCTGATGAGCGCCCTGCAATGCCTCAAAGCGCGGGAATCCGCGCTGACCAATACGTTCCAAACGATCGACTGGAACTAA
- a CDS encoding carbohydrate ABC transporter substrate-binding protein, CUT1 family: MNRTKKKWISSMAVVPLLAGVLAGCSGGNNGDSAPAANNGGQSEKPSAPVELTVFRWDYEGIDSPDSAIYKRLQEKLNIKLKPIVASWNDWEEKLNVMIASGEMPDLFISNGIGKPIQYNQWIKEGLVLNLSDYTTEYPNIGKSLANFEMLAKPTGGKHYGLPIFNESGSGKDSINGHNILIRKDWLDKLGLKVPTTTDEFYEVAKAFTENDPDGNGKKDTYGYTSSSGGVWWQYPIFNAFDASSDRFKKTADGKFEPEVISPGMEQAVSFLNKMYNEKILDPDFMLNTDEQKFEKFITGKTGMIINNLNSTFYTDITNKFLKAYPDKDPKSIFTWVGTLKGTNGKQRMDGGSNFWLQTSVNANMSDEKKKKALELLNYLLSDEGQDLMLNGIEGVHYKVVDGKKVPNKDAIEKDKAFLLKSLVSWNTDFLPESLENREEIIAAAKSTGDYAMPNPLEHMAIPEEALDPSLVGELGDFVNQQIVELIVKSKNVPADFTKFKEEWLKKGGTKLVEETNKQAAAEGR, from the coding sequence ATGAATAGAACGAAAAAGAAATGGATCTCTTCCATGGCCGTTGTGCCGCTTCTTGCCGGCGTGCTCGCCGGCTGTTCCGGCGGCAATAACGGGGATTCGGCGCCAGCGGCGAACAACGGCGGGCAGTCCGAAAAACCATCTGCTCCGGTCGAGCTGACGGTATTCAGATGGGATTATGAGGGAATCGATTCACCCGACTCTGCGATTTACAAGCGCCTGCAGGAGAAGCTGAACATCAAGCTTAAACCTATCGTGGCTTCCTGGAACGACTGGGAAGAAAAGCTGAACGTCATGATCGCGTCCGGAGAGATGCCGGATCTGTTCATCTCTAACGGAATCGGCAAACCGATTCAATACAATCAGTGGATCAAGGAAGGACTCGTTCTGAATCTGTCCGATTACACGACGGAATACCCCAACATCGGTAAGTCGCTGGCTAACTTTGAGATGCTGGCCAAGCCGACCGGGGGCAAGCACTACGGGCTTCCGATTTTCAACGAATCGGGCAGCGGCAAAGACTCTATTAACGGCCATAACATTCTGATCCGCAAGGACTGGCTGGATAAGCTGGGTCTGAAGGTGCCGACGACGACAGACGAATTCTACGAAGTAGCGAAAGCGTTTACGGAAAATGATCCGGACGGAAACGGCAAAAAGGATACGTACGGCTATACGTCCAGCTCCGGTGGCGTATGGTGGCAATATCCGATCTTTAACGCCTTCGACGCCAGCTCGGATCGCTTCAAAAAGACGGCCGACGGCAAATTCGAGCCGGAAGTCATCTCGCCGGGAATGGAGCAAGCCGTCTCATTCCTGAACAAAATGTACAACGAGAAAATTCTCGATCCGGACTTTATGCTGAACACGGATGAGCAGAAGTTTGAAAAGTTCATCACCGGGAAAACCGGCATGATTATCAACAACCTGAACTCTACGTTCTATACAGATATTACTAATAAGTTCCTAAAGGCATACCCCGACAAAGATCCGAAGTCGATCTTCACTTGGGTTGGTACGTTAAAGGGAACAAACGGCAAGCAGCGGATGGACGGTGGCAGCAATTTCTGGCTGCAAACGTCAGTCAATGCCAATATGTCCGATGAGAAGAAGAAAAAGGCATTGGAGCTGCTGAATTACCTGCTGTCCGATGAAGGCCAGGACCTGATGCTGAACGGGATCGAGGGCGTGCATTACAAAGTCGTAGACGGTAAAAAGGTTCCGAATAAGGATGCGATAGAAAAGGACAAAGCCTTTCTCTTGAAGTCGCTTGTTTCCTGGAACACGGACTTCCTGCCGGAAAGCCTGGAAAACCGCGAAGAGATTATTGCTGCGGCCAAATCAACCGGCGATTATGCCATGCCGAACCCTCTGGAACATATGGCCATCCCCGAGGAAGCTCTGGATCCAAGTCTGGTCGGCGAACTAGGCGACTTCGTCAACCAGCAAATCGTCGAATTGATCGTCAAATCCAAAAACGTTCCAGCCGACTTCACGAAGTTCAAAGAAGAATGGCTGAAAAAAGGCGGCACTAAGCTCGTAGAGGAAACGAACAAACAAGCGGCAGCGGAAGGCCGTTAA
- a CDS encoding AraC-type DNA-binding protein has protein sequence MNLERTHLNLLFDIRSIITMFYFEFGKDYIFSGEKHDFWELVYVDKGEIEVSADNRRYSLQQGSLIFHKPNEFHTLTAIRGKAPNVIVITFDCHSPMMNRFADKVFLLDHEQRNAMARIISEGSNAFAFPFRYPLTRNLDQPLGSEQLVKVYLETFLILLLRIDSSLEQGRAPLLLPKEKDEDRLVSAIVSLMDERLSSQLSLTEISNTLHIANTKLKELFKRHTGKTIMEYYANMKIEKAKLLIREDAHNFTEISRQLGFSSVHYFSKAFKRATGMSPSEYAKSVKARSGIHQGAF, from the coding sequence ATGAACCTGGAACGGACGCATTTGAATCTGTTGTTTGACATCCGCAGCATCATAACTATGTTTTACTTTGAGTTCGGTAAGGATTATATATTTTCCGGGGAAAAGCATGACTTCTGGGAGCTAGTTTACGTAGACAAAGGGGAAATCGAGGTTAGTGCCGACAACCGGCGCTACAGCCTGCAGCAGGGCAGCCTCATTTTTCACAAGCCCAATGAATTCCACACCCTGACGGCGATTCGCGGCAAAGCCCCGAACGTGATCGTCATAACCTTTGATTGTCACTCTCCAATGATGAACCGGTTCGCGGACAAAGTATTCCTGCTCGATCATGAGCAGCGCAACGCTATGGCACGTATTATCAGCGAAGGCTCCAATGCTTTTGCGTTTCCGTTCCGCTATCCGCTGACTCGTAATCTGGATCAGCCGCTCGGAAGCGAGCAGTTGGTAAAGGTGTATCTGGAAACCTTCCTGATCCTGCTGTTGCGGATCGATTCGTCCCTGGAGCAGGGACGGGCTCCACTGCTGCTACCGAAGGAGAAGGACGAGGATCGGCTCGTATCCGCAATCGTGTCATTAATGGATGAGAGATTATCCTCGCAGCTGAGCCTGACTGAAATTAGCAACACCTTGCATATCGCCAATACAAAGCTCAAAGAGCTTTTCAAGAGACATACAGGCAAGACGATTATGGAATACTATGCAAATATGAAAATTGAAAAAGCAAAGCTGCTCATTCGCGAGGACGCGCATAATTTTACGGAAATATCGCGTCAGCTGGGTTTTAGCAGCGTGCATTATTTTTCCAAAGCATTCAAACGTGCTACCGGGATGAGCCCATCCGAATACGCTAAATCCGTTAAAGCTAGAAGCGGAATCCATCAAGGAGCGTTTTGA
- a CDS encoding beta-galactosidase, translating to MSQLTIQGKQLMLGEQPFRILSGAIHYFRVVPQYWEDRLLKLKACGFNTVETYVPWNLHEEKEGQFNFEGMADLEKFIDLAGELGLYVIVRPSPYICAEWEFGGLPAWLLADPGMRLRCHHKPFLDKIDAYYDNLIPRLTPFLSTKGGPIIAMQIENEYGSYGNDKAYLNHLKQALIERGVDVLLFTSDGPEDFMLQGGMVEGVWETVNFGSRSAEGFAKLLEYQPDQPLMCMEYWNGWFDHWGEQHHTRDAADVAKVLDDMLAANASVNFYMFHGGTNFGFFSGANYPDKLQPTITSYDYDSPLSESGDLTEKYHAVREVIGKYIELGPLELPAPIAKKSYGTVNMTGQAKLLASLDGLSSPIQSVCPEPMEQFGQNYGFIMYTTHLSGPRPASRLNLQEVHDRAHIFIDGKFKGIIERADKEHDIVFDVPAGGVELTILVENMGRINYGPQMRDAKGITEGVRHGLQFLFDWTVRPLPLDDLSKLTFDSVDGESEKNQPSFYLGEFEVDEPADTFLSMKGWTKGIAYINGFNLGRYWELAPQETLYIPGPLLRKGKNELVVFELHGCESPSVSLQDHPVLNKQQ from the coding sequence TTGAGTCAACTGACCATTCAAGGAAAACAGCTGATGTTGGGTGAACAACCTTTTCGGATTTTATCGGGAGCGATTCATTATTTTAGAGTTGTGCCCCAATATTGGGAGGACCGGTTGCTTAAGCTGAAGGCTTGCGGCTTCAATACGGTTGAAACGTATGTACCATGGAATCTGCATGAAGAGAAAGAGGGCCAGTTCAATTTCGAAGGCATGGCCGATCTGGAGAAGTTCATCGATCTTGCCGGAGAGCTGGGGCTTTATGTCATCGTGCGTCCAAGCCCGTACATCTGTGCGGAGTGGGAATTCGGCGGACTTCCTGCTTGGTTGCTTGCTGATCCGGGCATGCGTCTCCGCTGCCACCACAAGCCGTTCCTGGACAAAATCGATGCTTATTACGATAATCTGATTCCACGCCTTACGCCATTTTTGTCGACTAAAGGCGGTCCGATTATCGCGATGCAAATCGAGAACGAATATGGCAGCTACGGCAATGACAAAGCTTACCTGAACCACCTGAAACAAGCGCTCATCGAGCGCGGCGTCGATGTGCTGTTGTTCACTTCGGATGGACCAGAAGACTTCATGCTGCAAGGCGGCATGGTTGAGGGCGTATGGGAGACAGTTAACTTTGGTTCCCGTTCGGCGGAAGGCTTCGCCAAGCTGCTCGAATACCAGCCAGATCAGCCGCTTATGTGTATGGAATACTGGAATGGTTGGTTTGACCACTGGGGCGAACAGCATCATACCCGTGACGCGGCAGACGTAGCCAAAGTTCTGGATGATATGCTTGCTGCCAATGCATCGGTCAACTTCTATATGTTCCACGGCGGCACGAACTTCGGCTTCTTCAGCGGAGCGAACTACCCGGACAAGCTGCAGCCGACCATTACGAGTTATGACTACGATTCGCCGCTTAGCGAGAGCGGCGATCTCACGGAGAAGTACCACGCTGTTCGCGAAGTCATTGGCAAGTACATCGAGCTTGGCCCACTTGAGCTGCCGGCTCCAATCGCCAAAAAAAGCTACGGCACCGTAAACATGACGGGACAGGCGAAGCTGCTGGCTTCCCTCGATGGGCTTTCCTCGCCGATTCAAAGCGTTTGCCCAGAACCGATGGAGCAATTCGGACAAAACTACGGCTTCATCATGTACACGACCCATCTGTCCGGGCCGCGTCCTGCAAGCCGCCTGAACTTGCAGGAGGTTCATGACCGTGCACATATCTTTATAGATGGGAAGTTCAAAGGCATCATCGAGCGTGCGGATAAGGAGCATGACATCGTGTTCGATGTTCCGGCGGGAGGCGTTGAGCTGACGATTCTCGTGGAAAACATGGGCCGGATCAACTACGGGCCGCAAATGAGGGATGCCAAAGGCATCACGGAAGGCGTGCGCCACGGACTTCAATTCCTGTTCGACTGGACGGTTCGTCCACTTCCACTGGATGACTTGTCCAAGCTTACTTTCGACTCGGTCGATGGCGAATCGGAAAAGAACCAGCCTTCCTTCTATCTGGGCGAGTTCGAAGTGGATGAGCCTGCCGATACGTTCCTGAGCATGAAGGGCTGGACGAAGGGCATTGCCTACATTAATGGCTTCAACCTGGGCCGTTATTGGGAGCTCGCTCCACAAGAGACGTTGTATATCCCAGGCCCGCTGCTGCGCAAAGGGAAAAATGAGCTGGTCGTATTTGAACTGCATGGATGCGAATCCCCAAGCGTCTCGCTGCAAGATCATCCGGTTTTGAACAAGCAACAATAA
- a CDS encoding Right handed beta helix region produces MRSALQIRVVLILTALLLLLASAVPGALTLGTQAAFAANTTYYVSNSSGNDANNGLSQTTAWKTMAKVSGITFQPGDRILLKSGDTWNEKLTLKGSGTKASPIMITSYGTGNKPLISANVPNGGVVYGKNLSNWLIQGLAVKAVPSANLTYTNKTIGILVDYDTTAVHSGLQIDGNEVYSTTPDSNTYGINIVAYVPGSTFGAVANDIVISNNKIHDLGWYAIITGGWDTANSKSFNSQETFGNLYVVGNEVTNMGNQGIVVGNARNSAIERNVVRAAGQANSNGYGPGGLWYVSSRDSVIRFNEVSEMKDSGSGYDGAGINIDWYCTNITAQYNYSHDNKGNGFTTMSNNGGKFLNNKAKGNKGEQANGKGQIALGNFTGARELSTGARNMVVANNTIIVDVAGTNAINTAFSDDGVTPIAGLWTGNSIYRNNIVLKSGVANTSVFSFALNANIDSSWENRIYSSNGLTFVASKNGTTYNTLSAWQTATGYDSGTQLYGLDTALPSTVSNVTSTLSNGYVQLSWTAATDSGSGIAHYNIYRGTTAGFTPAYSNMVGESTGISFMDNARPKSNTTYYYKVEAEDYNGNNGSPSAAHSAVTGLIP; encoded by the coding sequence ATGAGGAGCGCGCTCCAGATTCGAGTTGTGCTAATACTGACGGCACTCTTGCTGCTCCTGGCAAGTGCGGTTCCCGGAGCTTTGACATTGGGGACGCAAGCTGCCTTCGCCGCAAACACCACGTATTATGTCAGCAACAGCTCGGGCAACGACGCCAATAACGGCTTGAGCCAAACGACGGCATGGAAAACGATGGCCAAGGTGAGCGGCATCACATTTCAGCCAGGGGACCGTATTTTGCTGAAATCCGGCGATACCTGGAATGAAAAGCTGACGTTGAAGGGTTCCGGTACAAAAGCCAGTCCGATTATGATCACCTCGTATGGTACAGGCAATAAACCACTTATTTCGGCCAACGTTCCGAACGGCGGAGTTGTTTACGGCAAAAATCTGAGCAACTGGCTGATTCAAGGGCTGGCTGTGAAGGCTGTACCATCCGCAAACCTTACTTATACGAACAAAACGATTGGAATCCTGGTAGATTATGATACAACTGCGGTCCATTCGGGACTTCAGATCGACGGTAATGAGGTGTACAGCACCACCCCAGATTCGAATACGTATGGAATCAACATTGTCGCTTATGTTCCGGGATCGACCTTCGGAGCTGTAGCGAACGACATCGTAATTTCCAACAACAAGATTCATGATTTGGGATGGTACGCCATTATTACGGGAGGATGGGATACGGCTAACTCCAAAAGCTTCAATTCCCAGGAAACATTCGGCAATCTGTATGTTGTCGGCAATGAAGTGACGAATATGGGCAACCAGGGTATCGTGGTTGGCAATGCTCGCAATTCCGCCATCGAACGCAACGTCGTTCGCGCCGCAGGGCAAGCCAATTCAAACGGTTATGGGCCGGGCGGGCTGTGGTACGTCTCCTCTCGCGATTCCGTCATCCGTTTTAATGAAGTGTCGGAGATGAAGGACTCCGGGTCCGGCTACGATGGAGCGGGAATTAATATCGATTGGTACTGCACCAACATTACCGCTCAGTACAACTACTCGCATGACAACAAAGGCAATGGCTTCACGACGATGAGCAACAATGGCGGAAAGTTTCTCAACAACAAGGCCAAGGGCAACAAAGGTGAGCAAGCCAACGGCAAAGGTCAAATCGCGCTAGGCAACTTTACGGGTGCACGCGAGCTTTCGACCGGAGCTCGTAACATGGTGGTGGCCAACAACACGATTATCGTGGATGTGGCGGGCACAAACGCTATCAACACTGCTTTTTCGGATGATGGCGTAACGCCAATTGCCGGCCTCTGGACGGGCAACAGTATTTACCGAAACAATATTGTGTTGAAGTCCGGCGTAGCGAATACATCAGTTTTCAGCTTCGCGTTGAACGCCAATATTGACTCTAGCTGGGAAAACCGCATCTACAGCAGCAACGGCCTGACATTCGTCGCCAGCAAAAACGGTACGACATATAACACTCTGTCGGCGTGGCAGACAGCTACCGGATATGACTCGGGAACCCAGTTATATGGGCTCGACACCGCTCTGCCTTCTACCGTATCAAACGTGACCTCGACGCTTAGCAATGGTTATGTGCAGCTGAGCTGGACAGCGGCAACGGATTCGGGAAGCGGCATTGCGCACTACAACATTTACCGTGGCACGACGGCTGGTTTTACGCCTGCATATTCCAATATGGTAGGCGAGTCGACGGGTATATCCTTTATGGACAATGCGCGTCCGAAGTCCAACACGACCTACTATTACAAAGTTGAAGCGGAAGATTACAACGGTAACAATGGTTCCCCATCGGCTGCCCATTCGGCGGTGACTGGACTGATTCCTTAA